A single window of Desulfovibrio sp. G11 DNA harbors:
- a CDS encoding peptidylprolyl isomerase — MLEYIRDKSQSLGVKLAFGLIILVFVFWGVGNFNDRSSGTLVAVVNGDPISMREFELAYRNAEENLLRSNPGLTREQLKQQQLGRQILRDLITQVLLSQEAARTGVSITPLELRMAVGNIKGFQNEKGQFDPEVYTRVLAAQRMAPAQFEQDMSRDLLRQKIFAMVTAPAWVDPAESQKRFEFLREKRDVDYIFIPASDFAASVKPSDEEVQAYYESHKAQFAIPARADVAYVLVSPQDLVKASGISSAAAEKWYADNAARFEQQEEVKAAHILVPLAEDASEADVKKAQEQAAAIEAELKAGKSFAAVADAHNGPNAAGPGGELGWLKRGTTVKPFEDAAFALAPGKVSAPVRSQFGLHIIKVEEKKDGGLPPFKQVEAEVLAAMAQEQGADKLHDVVDNLIEDNILGRSLKDSAEKYGLKWGETGLLSAAELEKTLGVTAQGAATLVATPAGNPVDTALEAGKAYVVARVIKSEPASTASLEAVKERIVAGLVEEKALAAALESAAALRKELENAPLGAAGLKGRTVKTVKGMERNGALASFGPNPVMAEALFEARAGQWLPVAYAVEDGSGSGAVVVRVKGVQPPDAAEWDMVKDIMANAVARDRADGLFEIFMQRLASGAKVEVYNEDFIDRKNM, encoded by the coding sequence ATGCTTGAGTATATTCGCGACAAATCGCAGTCCCTGGGTGTCAAACTGGCCTTTGGTCTTATCATCCTTGTCTTTGTTTTCTGGGGCGTTGGCAACTTCAACGACCGCAGTTCGGGTACGCTTGTGGCCGTGGTCAACGGCGACCCCATCTCCATGCGGGAGTTTGAGCTGGCCTACCGCAACGCAGAGGAAAACCTGCTGCGTAGCAATCCCGGCCTGACCCGCGAGCAACTGAAGCAGCAACAGCTGGGTCGCCAGATTCTGCGTGACCTTATTACCCAGGTGCTGCTGTCGCAGGAAGCGGCCCGCACGGGCGTGAGCATCACCCCGCTGGAACTGCGCATGGCCGTGGGCAACATCAAGGGCTTCCAGAACGAAAAGGGGCAGTTTGACCCCGAGGTCTATACCCGCGTTCTTGCTGCCCAGCGCATGGCTCCTGCCCAGTTCGAGCAGGATATGTCGCGCGATCTGCTGCGTCAGAAGATTTTTGCCATGGTAACGGCCCCCGCCTGGGTTGACCCCGCCGAATCCCAGAAGCGGTTTGAATTTTTGCGCGAAAAGCGTGATGTGGACTATATTTTTATCCCTGCCTCGGATTTTGCCGCTTCCGTCAAGCCGTCGGATGAAGAGGTGCAGGCCTATTATGAAAGCCACAAGGCGCAGTTTGCCATTCCTGCCAGGGCGGATGTTGCGTACGTGCTTGTAAGCCCGCAGGATCTTGTGAAGGCTAGTGGCATCAGTTCCGCCGCTGCCGAAAAATGGTATGCAGATAATGCCGCCCGTTTCGAACAGCAGGAAGAAGTGAAGGCCGCCCACATTCTTGTGCCTCTGGCTGAAGATGCCTCTGAGGCCGATGTGAAAAAAGCGCAGGAACAGGCCGCCGCCATTGAAGCCGAACTTAAGGCCGGAAAAAGCTTTGCTGCCGTGGCCGATGCGCATAACGGTCCCAATGCCGCAGGGCCGGGCGGCGAGCTTGGCTGGCTCAAGCGCGGCACTACCGTAAAGCCTTTTGAGGACGCGGCGTTCGCCCTTGCTCCCGGCAAGGTTTCCGCCCCTGTTCGCAGTCAGTTTGGCCTGCATATCATCAAGGTTGAAGAAAAGAAGGACGGCGGCCTGCCGCCTTTCAAGCAGGTTGAAGCTGAAGTTCTTGCGGCCATGGCCCAGGAACAGGGGGCGGACAAGCTGCATGACGTGGTCGACAACCTGATTGAAGACAATATTCTGGGCCGTTCCCTGAAGGACAGCGCGGAAAAATACGGTCTCAAGTGGGGTGAAACCGGTCTGCTTTCCGCTGCCGAGCTTGAAAAAACGCTGGGAGTCACGGCCCAGGGCGCGGCCACTCTTGTGGCAACCCCGGCGGGCAATCCTGTCGATACGGCCCTTGAAGCCGGAAAAGCCTACGTGGTTGCCCGCGTGATCAAGTCCGAACCCGCGTCCACAGCGTCACTTGAAGCTGTCAAGGAGCGTATTGTGGCCGGGCTTGTGGAAGAAAAAGCGCTTGCAGCCGCCCTGGAATCTGCCGCAGCCCTGCGCAAGGAGCTTGAAAACGCCCCCCTGGGCGCCGCAGGCCTCAAGGGGCGCACGGTCAAGACCGTCAAGGGGATGGAGCGCAACGGCGCACTGGCTTCGTTCGGTCCCAATCCGGTCATGGCCGAGGCCCTGTTTGAAGCCCGCGCCGGGCAGTGGCTGCCTGTGGCCTATGCCGTGGAAGACGGCAGCGGTTCCGGTGCCGTTGTGGTGCGCGTCAAGGGCGTTCAGCCCCCTGATGCCGCCGAATGGGATATGGTCAAGGACATCATGGCCAACGCCGTGGCTCGTGA
- a CDS encoding sigma-54-dependent Fis family transcriptional regulator, producing the protein MPYELSASGLNNPSQTVGQVVHHLARLVVGKMDRNAFFRMLSKQLRVLFHYDRFCINLYDAEREFLNLFTAADGTVVESLSNTRIAQNTVAGLAIASRKPVVINDLAKHDFGDSPMPLSTVGLNSTIALPLIINGEVIGTLHVSFMQPPENIVQILNVLLELSPVLSTFLFAVLSEERLEKMRAAQAGSPRSPEADVTGSILLASSLLETPDMKKLMALARKVAKLHIPVMILGETGTGKSMLARWLHLHSPRRKNSFVKVNCPSLPPTLFESEMFGYAKGAFTGATSKRVGRVELAQGGTLFLDEIGELAPEMQSKLLQVLEENSFERVGEAAPIGVDMRVMSATNIDMAEAMDQGRLRRDLYYRLGSVVLRMPPLRERRNDIPLFVEHFVRQFSREYEIHPPRLSRPVMDVLQEHVWPGNIRELRNVVSRLLLQTLDGQITGSFVDEALHLWKGPAGTAPPAPAAPASGIVAGNAANSPPVPAPARQEAPPGLLSLEDNERAHIEKALRLCGGKLSGPGGAADMLGIPRSTLQHRIRKLGIR; encoded by the coding sequence ATGCCATATGAACTTTCGGCCAGCGGGCTAAACAATCCTTCGCAGACGGTAGGTCAGGTAGTACACCATCTGGCGCGGCTTGTGGTGGGCAAGATGGACCGCAATGCCTTTTTCCGTATGCTTTCAAAACAGCTTCGTGTTTTATTTCACTATGACCGTTTCTGCATTAACCTGTATGATGCGGAAAGGGAGTTTCTCAACCTGTTCACCGCAGCCGACGGCACGGTGGTAGAGTCACTCTCCAATACGCGCATTGCCCAGAACACGGTGGCCGGACTGGCCATTGCCTCACGTAAGCCCGTTGTCATCAACGATCTGGCAAAACACGATTTCGGCGATTCGCCCATGCCTCTTTCCACCGTGGGCCTTAATTCCACCATCGCCCTGCCCCTCATCATCAACGGCGAGGTCATCGGCACACTGCACGTGTCTTTCATGCAGCCGCCCGAAAATATCGTACAGATACTCAATGTGCTGCTGGAACTAAGCCCCGTGCTTTCCACATTTCTTTTTGCCGTGCTTTCCGAAGAGCGGCTTGAAAAAATGCGCGCGGCCCAGGCTGGTTCCCCGCGCAGCCCGGAGGCAGATGTCACCGGCAGCATCTTGCTGGCCTCAAGCCTGCTGGAAACGCCGGACATGAAAAAGCTCATGGCGCTGGCCCGCAAGGTGGCAAAGCTGCATATCCCCGTCATGATCCTGGGCGAAACGGGGACGGGCAAGAGCATGTTGGCCCGCTGGCTGCACTTGCACAGCCCCAGGCGCAAGAACAGTTTTGTAAAGGTCAACTGCCCTTCCCTGCCTCCCACGCTTTTTGAGAGTGAAATGTTCGGTTATGCCAAGGGGGCGTTCACCGGGGCTACCAGCAAGCGGGTGGGACGGGTGGAACTGGCCCAGGGGGGCACGCTTTTTCTGGACGAGATAGGGGAACTCGCGCCGGAGATGCAGAGCAAGCTTTTGCAGGTGCTGGAGGAAAATTCTTTTGAGCGTGTGGGCGAGGCCGCGCCCATCGGCGTGGATATGCGCGTCATGTCTGCCACCAATATTGACATGGCCGAGGCAATGGATCAGGGCCGTCTGCGGCGCGACCTGTACTACCGCCTTGGTTCGGTGGTATTGCGCATGCCGCCCCTGAGGGAACGCAGAAACGACATCCCGCTGTTTGTGGAGCATTTTGTCAGGCAGTTTTCCAGAGAGTACGAAATTCACCCGCCCCGGCTTTCACGTCCGGTTATGGATGTCCTGCAGGAACACGTCTGGCCGGGGAATATACGCGAACTGCGCAATGTGGTGAGCCGCCTTCTGCTCCAGACCCTGGACGGGCAGATAACCGGCAGTTTTGTGGATGAAGCCCTGCACCTGTGGAAAGGCCCGGCCGGAACAGCGCCGCCCGCTCCCGCAGCGCCGGCGTCCGGCATTGTTGCGGGTAATGCCGCAAACAGTCCCCCTGTGCCTGCCCCCGCCCGACAGGAAGCCCCGCCCGGCCTTCTTTCGCTTGAGGACAATGAGAGAGCGCATATAGAAAAAGCCCTGCGTCTTTGCGGCGGCAAGCTGTCCGGTCCTGGCGGCGCGGCGGATATGCTCGGTATTCCGCGCTCGACGTTGCAGCACCGCATCCGCAAGCTTGGCATCAGATAG
- a CDS encoding UxaA family hydrolase, with translation MTTHFVVHEPGDSVGVVVVEGVKKGDQLNGWVMDGDTTLEFETLSDIPIGHKIALKDLAVGDTIIKYSTDIGKVVKPIKRGEHLHVHNVKTKRW, from the coding sequence ATGACAACCCACTTTGTGGTGCATGAGCCCGGCGACAGCGTTGGCGTGGTCGTGGTTGAAGGCGTCAAAAAAGGCGACCAGCTCAACGGCTGGGTCATGGACGGCGACACCACACTGGAGTTTGAAACCCTGAGCGACATTCCGATCGGTCACAAGATCGCGCTCAAGGATCTTGCCGTGGGCGATACCATTATCAAGTACAGCACGGATATCGGCAAGGTGGTCAAGCCCATCAAGCGCGGCGAACACCTGCATGTACACAACGTCAAAACCAAAAGGTGGTAA